A stretch of Megalobrama amblycephala isolate DHTTF-2021 linkage group LG14, ASM1881202v1, whole genome shotgun sequence DNA encodes these proteins:
- the nrcama gene encoding neuronal cell adhesion molecule a isoform X3, with protein sequence MDRKRSCTLCEGAVMLLLLGHMTTGLEVPLDPKVLEGLPQPPTITHQSPKDYIIDPRENIIIHCEAKGKPHPSFSWTRNGTHFDVEKDSKVIMKPNSGTLVIDISGEKAEAYEGVYQCIARNEHGSALSSNIVIRQSRSPLWSKEKNEPITVQRGMSLVLQCRPPAGLPPPIIFWMDNNFQRLPQNSRVSQALNGDLYFSNVLMEDNRSDYICYARFPHTQTIQQKQPITVNVLDIEAMNDTVLAAFLNGSDFWGDSPSGERAPTFMHPTGTHSTTMVLKGDTLELECIADGLPTPDISWTKVVGELPSGRFSFHNFQKTLKITEVTEEDGGDYRCLAKNRLGNNHHTITVAVRAAPFWISAPQNLILAPKETGMLTCRVGGNPTPKVTWSVNGIPIENSHKDPSRKIEDGVIILSDVQTGSSAVYQCNASNEYGYLLANAFVSVLAEPPRVLTPPNHVYSVITNRRALLDCASFGSPLPKITWFKDSQSILDGDSYIIHKNGTLEISVAQSLNSGKYTCMASNNLGNKENHVYLEVKEPTRILTQPGYNVVHRNSMAVFECKVKHDPTLFPSMIWLKDNGELPDDPRFELGPDSLTIRDVTEDDEGTYTCIRNTTLDHDSASATLRVVEKPDPPTDLELTDQRERSVRLTWTPGDENNSPINLFLIQYEDSLHEPGVWHNMTSVSGTSTTSQLDLSPYVYYSFRVLALNDVGPSEPSAPSRQYRTNPAQPDMNPSDVEVIGTSPDSMTITWRELTGLEANGPGLQYKVSWRMKDADRWTSLTLANVSQYMVTGTPTFELYEVTVQAVNDYGPGPRPEVVLGYSGEDLPTVAPENIKVSIQNGTVAEVRWEAVPLSTVQGRLKGYKVSYWKMRSLHKQDSEPEKPQVLIFSGNETEVRLPGLHPYSQYALNIRAFNGKGDGPTSSDRQFETPEGVPGPPTHLKVRNLNLDSLILEWAPPLEDNGHLTGYLLKYQSFNTTDELGPIKEVTLPANETSITLDNLKYSTRYKFYLNAMTVKGSGPAVTEEAVTIMDEALIRHPAVEAGKGSAPPSPPPTPPVTQSLQPPFHKAPPAGRMFGSVNSSVEEDHAVISWEYSWPDRNVYVEYVVDNSKEPWKTEFVNGTRTYQLRGLKPGMSYRVRVVAKDHSDATVHSTEELLITVPAMTNKQVDIATQGWFIGLMCAIALLILVLLIVCFIKRNKGGKYPVKEKEDAHQDPEIQPMKEDDGTFGEYSDTEDHKPLKGSRTPSNGTVKKDDSDDSLVDYGEGGDGQFNEDGSFIGQYSGKKEKDTAEGNESSEAPSPVNAMNSFV encoded by the exons ATGGACAGGAAGAGGAGTTGCACGCTCTGTGAAGGAGCtgtgatgctgctgctgctgggtcACATGACCACTGGATTAGAAGTGCCTCTAGATC CTAAAGTTCTGGAGGGAT TGCCTCAGCCTCCCACAATAACTCATCAGTCCCCCAAGGATTACATCATCGACCCTCGGGAGAACATCATTATCCACTGCGAAGCAAAAGGAAAGCCTCATCCCAG CTTTTCATGGACACGTAACGGCACTCATTTTGATGTGGAAAAGGATTCGAAAGTTATTATGAAGCCCAATTCAGGCACTCTGGTCATTGACATCAGCGGAGAGAAGGCAGAGGCGTACGAGGGCGTGTATCAGTGCATTGCCCGCAATGAGCATGGCTCTGCCTTGTCCAGTAACATCGTCATTCGTCAGTCAA GGTCCCCCTTGTGGTCAAAAGAGAAAAATGAACCAATCACGGTGCAGAGGGGAATGTCTCTAGTACTGCAGTGCAGACCCCCGGCTGGCCTGCCTCCTCCAATCATCTTCTGGATGGATAACA ATTTCCAGAGACTTCCTCAAAACAGTCGTGTGTCCCAGGCTTTAAACGGAGACCTGTATTTCTCCAATGTGCTCATGGAAGACAACAGAAGCGACTACATCTGCTATGCCCGCTTCCCACACACTCAGACTATCCAACAGAAACAGCCAATCACTGTCAACGTGCTGGACA TCGAAGCTATGAATGACACTGTGTTGGCAGCTTTTTTGAATGGCTCAGATTTTTGGGGTG ACAGTCCATCTGGGGAGAGAGCGCCCACTTTCATGCACCCAACAGGAACGCACAGTACCACCATGGTCCTgaaaggagacacgctggagctGGAATGCATCGCCGATGGCCT TCCAACGCCAGATATTTCCTGGACTAAGGTGGTCGGGGAGCTGCCAAGTGGCCGTTTCTCATTTCACAATTTCCAGAAAACTCTGAAGATAACAGAGGTGACAGAAGAGGATGGGGGAGATTATCGCTGTTTAGCCAAGAATCGGCTGGGGAACAACCATCACACCATCACTGTAGCGGTCAGAG CGGCTCCTTTTTGGATCAGTGCCCCTCAGAACCTCATCCTGGCCCCGAAAGAAACCGGAATGCTCACCTGCCGGGTGGGTGGCAACCCTACGCCCAAAGTCACATGGTCTGTCAACGGAATTCCCATTGAAA ACTCACATAAGGACCCCAGTCGGAAAATCGAAGATGGCGTCATCATCCTCAGTGATGTTCAGACAGGCTCAAGTGCTGTTTACCAGTGCAACGCCTCCAATGAGTACGGTTACCTGCTGGCCAATGCCTTTGTCAGTGTCCTGG cCGAACCTCCAAGGGTGCTGACTCCTCCAAATCATGTGTACTCAGTCATCACTAACCGTAGGGCTCTATTAGACTGTGCTTCATTTGGCTCGCCCCTCCCAAAGATCacatg GTTTAAAGACAGTCAGAGCATACTGGATGGCGACTCGTAcatcattcataaaaacggtaCCTTAGAGATCAGTGTGGCTCAGTCACTAAACAGTGGCAAATACACCTGCATGGCCTCAAACAATCTTGGAAACAAAGAGAATCACGTTTACCTGGAAGTGAAAG AGCCTACACGGATCCTCACACAGCCTGGGTATAATGTGGTCCACAGAAACAGCATGGCTGTGTTTGAGTGTAAGGTCAAACACGACCCCACTCTCTTCCCCTCTATGATATGGCTCAAAGACAACGGAGAGCTTCCTGATGATCCTCG ATTTGAGTTGGGCCCTGATAGTCTGACTATACGTGACGTGACAGAGGATGATGAGGGCACATACACCTGCATCAGAAACACCACCCTGGACCACGATTCAGCCAGCGCCACCCTCAGAGTTGTCG AGAAACCGGACCCGCCCACAGACCTGGAGCTGACAGACCAGCGAGAGCGCAGTGTTCGGCTTACATGGACCCCTGGCGATGAAAACAATAGCCCTATtaatt TGTTCCTGATCCAATATGAAGATTCACTCCACGAGCCTGGAGTATGGCACAATATGACCAGCGTCTCAGGAACCAGCACCACATCCCAACTGGATCTTTCCCCGTATGTGTATTACTCCTTCAGGGTTCTGGCACTTAATGACGTGGGTCCCAGTGAACCCAGTGCGCCATCCAGACAGTACCGAACCAACCCTGCAC AGCCTGACATGAATCCATCAGACGTTGAAGTCATTGGAACGTCACCTGACAGTATGACAATAACTTGGAGG GAGCTGACTGGGCTGGAAGCGAACGGTCCAGGCCTACAATACAAGGTTAGCTGGAGAATGAAAGATGCGGACCGCTGGACGTCACTCACTCTGGCCAATGTCTCCCAATACATGGTGACAGGAACACCCACTTTTGAACTCTATGAAGTCACCGTGCAGGCGGTCAATGACTATGGACCTGGCCCCAGACCAGAGGTGGTGCTGGGATATTCAGGAGAGGACT TACCAACTGTGGCCCCAGAGAACATAAAAGTTTCAATTCAGAACGGGACAGTTGCTGAAGTTCGCTGGGAAGCTGTTCCTCTTTCAACAGTCCAGGGTCGACTGAAGGGTTATAAG GTGAGTTACTGGAAGATGAGAAGCTTACATAAGCAAGACTCTGAGCCAGAGAAGCCACAGGTGCTCATCTTCAGTGGGAACGAGACAGAGGTTCGTCTGCCCGGCCTTCATCCCTACAGCCAGTACGCCCTCAACATTAGAGCATTCAATGGGAAAGGAGACGGACCCACCAGCTCAGATCGGCAATTTGAAACACCAGAGGGAG ttcccGGGCCTCCTACACATTTAAAAGTCCGAAATCTGAACCTGGACTCACTGATTTTGGAGTGGGCACCACCTCTGGAAGATAATGGCCACTTGACAGGATACTTGCTCAAATACCAGTCTT tTAATACAACCGATGAACTTGGGCCAATCAAAGAGGTGACTCTACCTGCAAACGAGACCAGCATCACTCTGGATAACCTCAAGTACAGCACGCGCTACAAATTCTATCTGAATGCCATGACTGTCAAGGGCTCTGGCCCCGCCGTCACAGAAGAGGCCGTCACAATCATGGATGAAG CGTTAATTCGGCATCCCGCAGTAGAGGCGggtaaag GCTCAGCCCCCCCTTCACCACCACCAACCCCCCCTGTCACTCAATCTTTGCAGCCCCCGTTTCACAAGG CACCACCTGCTGGTCGGATGTTTGGGAGTGTGAACTCCTCGGTGGAGGAGGACCATGCTGTGATAAGCTGGGAATACTCTTGGCCGGATAGGAATGTTTATGTGGAATATGTTGTTGATAACA GTAAAGAACCCTGGAAAACAGAGTTTGTAAATGGCACTCGGACATATCAGCTTAGAGGACTAAAGCCTGGGATGTCTTATAGGGTTCGGGTGGTAGCCAAAGACCACTCAGACGCAACGGTCCACAGTACAGAGGAGCTGTTGATTACAGTTCCAG CCATGACCAACAAGCAGGTTGACATTGCCACGCAGGGCTGGTTTATCGGGCTGATGTGTGCCATTGCTTTACTGATCCTGGTGCTCCTCATTGTTTGCTTCATAAAGAGGAACAAAGGAGGCAAATATCCAG taaaagaaaaagaagatgCTCATCAAGACCCAGAGATCCAGCCCATGAAAGAGGATGATGGGACATTTGGGGAGTACAG TGACACGGAGGATCACAAGCCCCTGAAGGGCAGCCGGACCCCATCCAATGGCACGGTCAAGAAGGACGACAGTGACGACAGCCTGGTAGATTACGGCGAGGGAGGAGACGGCCAGTTCAATGAGGACGGTTCGTTCATCGGCCAGTACAGTGGGAAGAAGGAAAAAGACACGGCGGAGGGCAACGAAAGTTCGGAGGCTCCTTCCCCAGTCAACGCCATGAACTCCTTTGTGTAA
- the nrcama gene encoding neuronal cell adhesion molecule a isoform X6: MDRKRSCTLCEGAVMLLLLGHMTTGLEVPLDPKVLEGLPQPPTITHQSPKDYIIDPRENIIIHCEAKGKPHPSFSWTRNGTHFDVEKDSKVIMKPNSGTLVIDISGEKAEAYEGVYQCIARNEHGSALSSNIVIRQSRSPLWSKEKNEPITVQRGMSLVLQCRPPAGLPPPIIFWMDNNFQRLPQNSRVSQALNGDLYFSNVLMEDNRSDYICYARFPHTQTIQQKQPITVNVLDIEAMNDTVLAAFLNGSDFWGDSPSGERAPTFMHPTGTHSTTMVLKGDTLELECIADGLPTPDISWTKVVGELPSGRFSFHNFQKTLKITEVTEEDGGDYRCLAKNRLGNNHHTITVAVRAAPFWISAPQNLILAPKETGMLTCRVGGNPTPKVTWSVNGIPIENSHKDPSRKIEDGVIILSDVQTGSSAVYQCNASNEYGYLLANAFVSVLAEPPRVLTPPNHVYSVITNRRALLDCASFGSPLPKITWFKDSQSILDGDSYIIHKNGTLEISVAQSLNSGKYTCMASNNLGNKENHVYLEVKEPTRILTQPGYNVVHRNSMAVFECKVKHDPTLFPSMIWLKDNGELPDDPRFELGPDSLTIRDVTEDDEGTYTCIRNTTLDHDSASATLRVVEATPTPPIVLEKPDPPTDLELTDQRERSVRLTWTPGDENNSPINLFLIQYEDSLHEPGVWHNMTSVSGTSTTSQLDLSPYVYYSFRVLALNDVGPSEPSAPSRQYRTNPAQPDMNPSDVEVIGTSPDSMTITWRELTGLEANGPGLQYKVSWRMKDADRWTSLTLANVSQYMVTGTPTFELYEVTVQAVNDYGPGPRPEVVLGYSGEDLPTVAPENIKVSIQNGTVAEVRWEAVPLSTVQGRLKGYKVSYWKMRSLHKQDSEPEKPQVLIFSGNETEVRLPGLHPYSQYALNIRAFNGKGDGPTSSDRQFETPEGVPGPPTHLKVRNLNLDSLILEWAPPLEDNGHLTGYLLKYQSFNTTDELGPIKEVTLPANETSITLDNLKYSTRYKFYLNAMTVKGSGPAVTEEAVTIMDEAPPAGRMFGSVNSSVEEDHAVISWEYSWPDRNVYVEYVVDNSKEPWKTEFVNGTRTYQLRGLKPGMSYRVRVVAKDHSDATVHSTEELLITVPAMTNKQVDIATQGWFIGLMCAIALLILVLLIVCFIKRNKGGKYPVKEKEDAHQDPEIQPMKEDDGTFGEYSDTEDHKPLKGSRTPSNGTVKKDDSDDSLVDYGEGGDGQFNEDGSFIGQYSGKKEKDTAEGNESSEAPSPVNAMNSFV; the protein is encoded by the exons ATGGACAGGAAGAGGAGTTGCACGCTCTGTGAAGGAGCtgtgatgctgctgctgctgggtcACATGACCACTGGATTAGAAGTGCCTCTAGATC CTAAAGTTCTGGAGGGAT TGCCTCAGCCTCCCACAATAACTCATCAGTCCCCCAAGGATTACATCATCGACCCTCGGGAGAACATCATTATCCACTGCGAAGCAAAAGGAAAGCCTCATCCCAG CTTTTCATGGACACGTAACGGCACTCATTTTGATGTGGAAAAGGATTCGAAAGTTATTATGAAGCCCAATTCAGGCACTCTGGTCATTGACATCAGCGGAGAGAAGGCAGAGGCGTACGAGGGCGTGTATCAGTGCATTGCCCGCAATGAGCATGGCTCTGCCTTGTCCAGTAACATCGTCATTCGTCAGTCAA GGTCCCCCTTGTGGTCAAAAGAGAAAAATGAACCAATCACGGTGCAGAGGGGAATGTCTCTAGTACTGCAGTGCAGACCCCCGGCTGGCCTGCCTCCTCCAATCATCTTCTGGATGGATAACA ATTTCCAGAGACTTCCTCAAAACAGTCGTGTGTCCCAGGCTTTAAACGGAGACCTGTATTTCTCCAATGTGCTCATGGAAGACAACAGAAGCGACTACATCTGCTATGCCCGCTTCCCACACACTCAGACTATCCAACAGAAACAGCCAATCACTGTCAACGTGCTGGACA TCGAAGCTATGAATGACACTGTGTTGGCAGCTTTTTTGAATGGCTCAGATTTTTGGGGTG ACAGTCCATCTGGGGAGAGAGCGCCCACTTTCATGCACCCAACAGGAACGCACAGTACCACCATGGTCCTgaaaggagacacgctggagctGGAATGCATCGCCGATGGCCT TCCAACGCCAGATATTTCCTGGACTAAGGTGGTCGGGGAGCTGCCAAGTGGCCGTTTCTCATTTCACAATTTCCAGAAAACTCTGAAGATAACAGAGGTGACAGAAGAGGATGGGGGAGATTATCGCTGTTTAGCCAAGAATCGGCTGGGGAACAACCATCACACCATCACTGTAGCGGTCAGAG CGGCTCCTTTTTGGATCAGTGCCCCTCAGAACCTCATCCTGGCCCCGAAAGAAACCGGAATGCTCACCTGCCGGGTGGGTGGCAACCCTACGCCCAAAGTCACATGGTCTGTCAACGGAATTCCCATTGAAA ACTCACATAAGGACCCCAGTCGGAAAATCGAAGATGGCGTCATCATCCTCAGTGATGTTCAGACAGGCTCAAGTGCTGTTTACCAGTGCAACGCCTCCAATGAGTACGGTTACCTGCTGGCCAATGCCTTTGTCAGTGTCCTGG cCGAACCTCCAAGGGTGCTGACTCCTCCAAATCATGTGTACTCAGTCATCACTAACCGTAGGGCTCTATTAGACTGTGCTTCATTTGGCTCGCCCCTCCCAAAGATCacatg GTTTAAAGACAGTCAGAGCATACTGGATGGCGACTCGTAcatcattcataaaaacggtaCCTTAGAGATCAGTGTGGCTCAGTCACTAAACAGTGGCAAATACACCTGCATGGCCTCAAACAATCTTGGAAACAAAGAGAATCACGTTTACCTGGAAGTGAAAG AGCCTACACGGATCCTCACACAGCCTGGGTATAATGTGGTCCACAGAAACAGCATGGCTGTGTTTGAGTGTAAGGTCAAACACGACCCCACTCTCTTCCCCTCTATGATATGGCTCAAAGACAACGGAGAGCTTCCTGATGATCCTCG ATTTGAGTTGGGCCCTGATAGTCTGACTATACGTGACGTGACAGAGGATGATGAGGGCACATACACCTGCATCAGAAACACCACCCTGGACCACGATTCAGCCAGCGCCACCCTCAGAGTTGTCG AGGCCACACCAACACCACCTATAGTACTGG AGAAACCGGACCCGCCCACAGACCTGGAGCTGACAGACCAGCGAGAGCGCAGTGTTCGGCTTACATGGACCCCTGGCGATGAAAACAATAGCCCTATtaatt TGTTCCTGATCCAATATGAAGATTCACTCCACGAGCCTGGAGTATGGCACAATATGACCAGCGTCTCAGGAACCAGCACCACATCCCAACTGGATCTTTCCCCGTATGTGTATTACTCCTTCAGGGTTCTGGCACTTAATGACGTGGGTCCCAGTGAACCCAGTGCGCCATCCAGACAGTACCGAACCAACCCTGCAC AGCCTGACATGAATCCATCAGACGTTGAAGTCATTGGAACGTCACCTGACAGTATGACAATAACTTGGAGG GAGCTGACTGGGCTGGAAGCGAACGGTCCAGGCCTACAATACAAGGTTAGCTGGAGAATGAAAGATGCGGACCGCTGGACGTCACTCACTCTGGCCAATGTCTCCCAATACATGGTGACAGGAACACCCACTTTTGAACTCTATGAAGTCACCGTGCAGGCGGTCAATGACTATGGACCTGGCCCCAGACCAGAGGTGGTGCTGGGATATTCAGGAGAGGACT TACCAACTGTGGCCCCAGAGAACATAAAAGTTTCAATTCAGAACGGGACAGTTGCTGAAGTTCGCTGGGAAGCTGTTCCTCTTTCAACAGTCCAGGGTCGACTGAAGGGTTATAAG GTGAGTTACTGGAAGATGAGAAGCTTACATAAGCAAGACTCTGAGCCAGAGAAGCCACAGGTGCTCATCTTCAGTGGGAACGAGACAGAGGTTCGTCTGCCCGGCCTTCATCCCTACAGCCAGTACGCCCTCAACATTAGAGCATTCAATGGGAAAGGAGACGGACCCACCAGCTCAGATCGGCAATTTGAAACACCAGAGGGAG ttcccGGGCCTCCTACACATTTAAAAGTCCGAAATCTGAACCTGGACTCACTGATTTTGGAGTGGGCACCACCTCTGGAAGATAATGGCCACTTGACAGGATACTTGCTCAAATACCAGTCTT tTAATACAACCGATGAACTTGGGCCAATCAAAGAGGTGACTCTACCTGCAAACGAGACCAGCATCACTCTGGATAACCTCAAGTACAGCACGCGCTACAAATTCTATCTGAATGCCATGACTGTCAAGGGCTCTGGCCCCGCCGTCACAGAAGAGGCCGTCACAATCATGGATGAAG CACCACCTGCTGGTCGGATGTTTGGGAGTGTGAACTCCTCGGTGGAGGAGGACCATGCTGTGATAAGCTGGGAATACTCTTGGCCGGATAGGAATGTTTATGTGGAATATGTTGTTGATAACA GTAAAGAACCCTGGAAAACAGAGTTTGTAAATGGCACTCGGACATATCAGCTTAGAGGACTAAAGCCTGGGATGTCTTATAGGGTTCGGGTGGTAGCCAAAGACCACTCAGACGCAACGGTCCACAGTACAGAGGAGCTGTTGATTACAGTTCCAG CCATGACCAACAAGCAGGTTGACATTGCCACGCAGGGCTGGTTTATCGGGCTGATGTGTGCCATTGCTTTACTGATCCTGGTGCTCCTCATTGTTTGCTTCATAAAGAGGAACAAAGGAGGCAAATATCCAG taaaagaaaaagaagatgCTCATCAAGACCCAGAGATCCAGCCCATGAAAGAGGATGATGGGACATTTGGGGAGTACAG TGACACGGAGGATCACAAGCCCCTGAAGGGCAGCCGGACCCCATCCAATGGCACGGTCAAGAAGGACGACAGTGACGACAGCCTGGTAGATTACGGCGAGGGAGGAGACGGCCAGTTCAATGAGGACGGTTCGTTCATCGGCCAGTACAGTGGGAAGAAGGAAAAAGACACGGCGGAGGGCAACGAAAGTTCGGAGGCTCCTTCCCCAGTCAACGCCATGAACTCCTTTGTGTAA